The following proteins are co-located in the Labrys monachus genome:
- a CDS encoding MerR family transcriptional regulator, with translation MTLMTFTEAGSREGETPAQGIVSRKTCFTIRDLAAEFGVTARTLRFYEEKGLLAPARKGQERLYSRRDRARLKLVLMGRNVGFPLEDVRAMLDLYDLGDGQATQLRVALGRFEEKLAELERKRRDLDQARAELTHACEVVRARLARQPK, from the coding sequence ATGACGTTGATGACGTTCACCGAGGCCGGCAGTCGCGAGGGGGAAACGCCGGCGCAGGGGATTGTTTCCCGCAAGACCTGCTTCACGATCCGCGACCTCGCCGCCGAATTCGGGGTCACGGCGCGGACGCTGCGCTTCTACGAGGAGAAGGGCCTTCTCGCTCCCGCGCGCAAGGGGCAGGAGCGTCTCTATTCGCGTCGGGACCGGGCCCGGCTGAAGCTCGTGCTGATGGGCCGCAATGTCGGCTTCCCGCTCGAGGACGTCAGGGCCATGCTCGACCTCTACGATCTCGGCGACGGCCAGGCCACGCAATTGCGCGTCGCCCTCGGCCGTTTCGAGGAAAAGCTCGCGGAGCTCGAGCGCAAGCGGCGCGACCTCGACCAGGCCCGTGCCGAGCTCACCCATGCGTGCGAAGTCGTGCGCGCCCGCCTCGCCCGGCAGCCGAAATAG
- a CDS encoding cytochrome c oxidase assembly protein codes for MLPRLARIRVTALIATAFVGSMLVTVSYAPALYRAFCDATGIDGTPKRAGDVLKPSADGHQARRKLTVFFDTNVAPGLDWDFKPEQRSVEVEVGIPATVYFDARNKSAQTQVARAVYNVTPSGVAPYFYKIQCFCFTSEKLAPGESAQMPVVFYLDDAMLADENVQKINDVTLSYTFYNQKGLPADDVAAARDLKAGSAAEAKQKLTADTSFVNDAVRREEP; via the coding sequence ATGTTGCCCAGACTTGCGCGGATCCGCGTCACCGCTCTCATCGCCACCGCCTTCGTCGGCAGCATGCTGGTCACCGTTTCCTACGCCCCTGCCCTCTACCGCGCCTTCTGCGACGCGACCGGCATCGACGGCACGCCCAAGCGCGCAGGCGACGTCCTGAAGCCGAGCGCCGACGGGCATCAGGCACGGCGCAAGCTGACGGTGTTCTTCGATACCAATGTCGCGCCCGGGCTCGACTGGGACTTCAAGCCGGAACAGCGATCGGTCGAGGTCGAGGTCGGCATCCCCGCCACCGTCTATTTCGACGCCAGGAACAAATCGGCGCAGACGCAGGTCGCGCGTGCCGTCTACAACGTCACGCCGAGCGGGGTCGCCCCGTATTTCTACAAGATCCAGTGCTTCTGCTTCACCTCGGAAAAGCTGGCCCCCGGCGAATCCGCCCAGATGCCGGTCGTCTTCTATCTCGACGACGCGATGCTCGCCGACGAGAACGTCCAGAAGATCAACGACGTGACGCTGTCCTATACCTTCTACAACCAGAAGGGGCTGCCGGCCGACGACGTCGCCGCCGCGCGCGACCTCAAGGCCGGCTCCGCCGCCGAGGCGAAGCAGAAGCTCACCGCCGACACCAGCTTCGTGAACGATGCCGTCCGCCGCGAGGAACCGTGA
- a CDS encoding amino acid synthesis family protein: MPEILLRKRAIIIEEIFHEGGPASPVPLRRGAILSAIRNPFAGRYVEEIAPFMEDLKPLGLEMARALLAALGGNPKIVEGYGKGAIVGAAGELEHGALWHVPGGYAMREILGDAKAIVASTKKLGAPGARLDVPVTHVNASYVRSHFDAMEVGLPDGPKADEIVVVLVMTTGPRIHARVGGLAAKDVKGEDGLR, encoded by the coding sequence ATGCCTGAAATCCTCCTGCGCAAGCGCGCCATCATCATCGAGGAGATCTTCCACGAAGGCGGGCCGGCCAGCCCGGTGCCGCTTCGGCGCGGCGCCATCCTCAGCGCCATCCGCAATCCCTTCGCCGGCCGCTACGTCGAGGAGATCGCGCCCTTCATGGAAGACCTGAAGCCGCTGGGGCTCGAGATGGCCAGGGCGCTGCTCGCGGCGCTCGGCGGTAATCCCAAGATCGTCGAGGGGTATGGCAAGGGCGCCATCGTCGGGGCGGCCGGCGAGCTCGAGCACGGCGCCCTCTGGCATGTGCCCGGCGGCTACGCCATGCGCGAGATCCTCGGCGACGCCAAGGCGATCGTCGCCTCGACCAAGAAGCTCGGCGCGCCCGGCGCCCGCCTCGACGTGCCCGTGACCCATGTCAACGCCTCCTATGTGCGCAGCCATTTCGACGCGATGGAGGTCGGCCTGCCCGACGGGCCGAAGGCGGACGAGATCGTGGTGGTGCTGGTGATGACGACGGGCCCGCGCATCCATGCCCGCGTCGGCGGCCTCGCCGCCAAGGACGTCAAGGGCGAGGACGGCCTGCGATGA
- a CDS encoding transposase — protein sequence METLHCSKSHTVSKRGHEIQSGMAFAGYLPHWEAGEVPQAICFRLADSLPRAVVDRYLADLASWPESKAKIEERRRIEAVLDQGHGEAFLARSDIGAIVEDAMLFFDGIRYHLHAWCVMPNHVHALVTPLAEHSLSSLAHAWKSFSAHRINQALNRDGQVWFKEYFDRRIRDERHF from the coding sequence TTGGAAACGCTGCATTGCAGCAAGAGTCATACGGTCTCGAAGAGGGGCCATGAAATCCAGTCGGGAATGGCATTCGCGGGGTACCTCCCCCATTGGGAAGCTGGCGAAGTACCTCAGGCGATTTGCTTTCGCCTCGCCGATTCCCTTCCGCGCGCCGTCGTCGATCGATATCTGGCCGATCTTGCCTCCTGGCCCGAAAGCAAGGCGAAGATCGAGGAGCGAAGGCGCATAGAGGCCGTCCTCGATCAAGGCCATGGCGAGGCCTTTTTGGCGCGGTCTGACATCGGTGCGATCGTCGAGGACGCCATGCTGTTCTTCGACGGCATACGCTACCATCTGCACGCATGGTGCGTGATGCCCAATCATGTCCACGCCTTGGTGACACCCCTGGCGGAACACAGCCTGTCTTCACTGGCGCATGCCTGGAAATCGTTCTCAGCTCACCGGATCAACCAGGCATTGAATCGCGACGGCCAAGTCTGGTTCAAGGAGTATTTCGACCGCAGAATACGCGATGAACGCCATTTTTAG
- a CDS encoding FAD-dependent oxidoreductase: MELVNFRFDVDADGIALAIWDMPDRSMNVFTPTAMEELGGIVDHVVADTAIKGCVIASGKESFSGGADLTMLEGLGRRYEAARHEIGEEKAMEVFFADSRALSQLFRRLETCGKPFAIAIDGICVGGAFELALACHYRIGAADNDKARVGLPEIKVGLFPGGGGTIRVSRLMKPDQALQMLLKGEQLRMAQAQKMGLIHALAPRGELVARAKDWIRVGGSPIAPWDVDGFRLPGGPVYSKAGTMVFPPANAIYRRETYDNYPAARALLQTVYEGLQLPFDTALRVESRYFAHVLRSREAGAMIRTLFVSMQDLNKGARRPAAPKAGLKRIGVVGAGFMGAGIAYVAALAGLDVVLVDRDQEAADKGRAHSESLITGQIRKGRATTAERDALLARITATPDYGALAGVDLVIEAVFEDRGVKAEVIAKVEAAIGPDTIFASNTSTLPIGSLAAASNNPARFVGIHFFSPVEKMLLVEVIKGANTGDGAIATAFDFVRLIRKTPILVNDGRGFFANRCVLNYIREGHLMLGEGVPPAMIENVARAAGMPVGPLSLNDEIAIDLAWKILQAAKKDLGPDAVDPAQERLLDAMLHQHGRLGRKNAKGFYDYPAVGAKRLWPGLAELQPAKLDPDTIDIPTLKHRFLVTQALEAARTVEDGIITDMREADVGSILGFGFAPFTGGALSYIDGMGTKAFVALCDRLAAAHGPRFEPNGLLRAMAVKDERFYQRFKPAPKAA, encoded by the coding sequence ATGGAACTCGTCAATTTCCGCTTCGACGTCGACGCCGACGGCATCGCCCTCGCGATCTGGGACATGCCGGACCGTTCGATGAACGTCTTCACCCCGACGGCGATGGAGGAACTCGGCGGCATCGTCGACCACGTCGTCGCCGACACGGCGATCAAGGGCTGCGTCATCGCCTCCGGCAAGGAGAGCTTTTCCGGCGGTGCCGATCTCACCATGCTCGAAGGGCTGGGGCGCCGCTACGAGGCGGCACGGCACGAGATCGGCGAGGAGAAGGCGATGGAGGTCTTCTTCGCCGACAGCCGCGCCTTGTCGCAGCTCTTCCGCCGGCTCGAGACCTGCGGCAAGCCGTTCGCCATCGCGATCGACGGCATCTGTGTCGGCGGCGCCTTCGAGCTGGCGCTCGCCTGCCACTACCGCATCGGCGCCGCCGACAACGACAAGGCCCGCGTCGGCCTGCCCGAGATCAAGGTCGGCCTGTTCCCCGGCGGCGGCGGCACCATCCGCGTCTCGCGCCTGATGAAGCCGGACCAGGCCCTGCAGATGCTGCTCAAGGGCGAGCAGCTGCGCATGGCGCAGGCGCAGAAGATGGGCCTGATCCATGCCCTCGCGCCCCGCGGCGAACTGGTCGCCAGGGCGAAGGACTGGATCCGCGTCGGCGGCTCGCCGATCGCCCCCTGGGATGTCGACGGTTTCCGCCTGCCCGGCGGGCCGGTCTATTCCAAGGCCGGCACGATGGTCTTCCCGCCGGCCAACGCGATCTACCGCCGCGAGACCTATGACAATTATCCGGCGGCGCGCGCCCTGCTGCAGACCGTCTATGAAGGACTTCAGCTGCCCTTCGACACCGCCTTGAGGGTGGAATCGCGCTATTTCGCCCATGTCCTGCGCAGCCGCGAGGCGGGCGCCATGATCCGCACCCTGTTCGTCTCGATGCAGGACCTCAACAAGGGCGCCCGCCGGCCGGCCGCGCCCAAGGCCGGCCTGAAGCGCATCGGCGTCGTCGGCGCCGGCTTCATGGGCGCCGGCATCGCCTATGTCGCCGCGCTGGCGGGGCTCGACGTCGTGCTCGTCGACCGCGACCAGGAGGCGGCCGACAAGGGCAGGGCCCATTCGGAGAGCCTGATCACCGGGCAGATCCGCAAGGGCCGGGCCACCACGGCGGAGCGGGACGCCTTGCTCGCCCGCATCACCGCGACGCCGGACTATGGCGCGCTCGCCGGCGTCGATCTCGTCATCGAGGCGGTGTTCGAGGACCGCGGCGTCAAGGCTGAGGTGATCGCCAAGGTCGAGGCGGCGATCGGGCCGGACACCATCTTCGCGTCCAACACCTCGACGCTGCCGATCGGCTCGCTCGCCGCGGCCTCGAACAATCCGGCGCGCTTCGTCGGCATCCATTTCTTCTCGCCGGTGGAGAAGATGCTGCTCGTCGAGGTGATCAAGGGCGCAAACACCGGCGACGGGGCGATCGCCACCGCCTTCGACTTCGTCAGGCTGATCCGTAAGACGCCGATCCTCGTCAATGACGGCCGCGGCTTCTTCGCCAATCGCTGCGTGCTCAACTATATCCGCGAAGGCCATCTGATGCTGGGCGAGGGCGTGCCGCCGGCGATGATCGAGAATGTGGCGCGGGCGGCGGGCATGCCGGTCGGCCCGCTCTCGCTCAACGACGAGATCGCCATCGACCTCGCCTGGAAGATCCTGCAGGCGGCGAAGAAGGATCTCGGTCCGGACGCCGTCGATCCCGCCCAGGAGCGGCTGCTCGACGCCATGCTCCACCAGCATGGCCGGCTCGGCCGCAAGAACGCCAAGGGCTTCTATGATTATCCGGCCGTCGGCGCCAAGCGTCTGTGGCCGGGGCTCGCCGAGCTGCAGCCGGCCAAGCTCGATCCGGACACCATCGACATCCCCACCTTGAAGCATCGTTTCCTGGTGACGCAGGCCCTGGAGGCGGCGCGGACGGTGGAGGACGGCATCATCACCGACATGCGGGAGGCGGATGTCGGCTCGATCCTCGGCTTCGGCTTCGCGCCCTTCACCGGCGGGGCGCTGTCCTATATCGACGGCATGGGCACGAAGGCCTTCGTCGCGCTGTGCGACAGGCTCGCCGCCGCCCATGGGCCGCGATTCGAGCCCAACGGCCTGCTGCGTGCGATGGCCGTGAAGGACGAACGCTTCTATCAGCGCTTCAAGCCGGCGCCGAAAGCGGCGTGA
- a CDS encoding quinone-dependent dihydroorotate dehydrogenase, protein MIAAFFPLIRPLLFRMDPERAHERTLMALRTLPLPPMAPDPPRLAVRAFGLDFPNPVGVAAGFDKNGEVVDPLFRLGFGFVEIGSVTPRPQEGNPRPRLFRLPADQGVINRFGFNNEGHQAVLARLRARKAGGILGVNVGANKDSEDKAADYAAGIVAFAPVASYFTLNISSPNTPGLRDLQKREALDSLLARVVETRDEIALKAPRRPLLLKIAPDLTAYELDDIIDVALGRGIDGMIVSNTTIARPDSLKDKETAREGGGLSGAPLFDLSTRVLAEVARRVAGKFPLIGVGGIHSAATAKAKLEAGATLVQLYSSLIYKGPGLIGEIKRGL, encoded by the coding sequence ATGATCGCAGCTTTCTTCCCGCTGATTCGCCCGCTGCTGTTCCGGATGGACCCGGAACGCGCCCATGAGCGGACACTCATGGCGCTGCGCACGCTGCCGCTCCCACCGATGGCCCCCGATCCGCCGAGGCTGGCGGTCCGCGCCTTCGGCCTCGACTTTCCCAATCCCGTCGGCGTGGCCGCCGGCTTCGACAAGAACGGCGAGGTCGTCGATCCCTTGTTCCGCCTCGGCTTCGGCTTCGTCGAGATCGGCAGCGTCACGCCGCGGCCGCAGGAAGGCAATCCGCGCCCGCGCCTGTTCCGCCTGCCGGCCGACCAGGGCGTGATCAACCGCTTCGGCTTCAACAATGAGGGCCACCAGGCCGTGCTCGCGCGGCTCCGGGCGCGCAAGGCCGGCGGCATCCTCGGCGTCAATGTCGGCGCCAACAAGGACAGCGAGGACAAGGCGGCGGACTATGCCGCCGGCATCGTCGCCTTTGCGCCGGTCGCCTCCTATTTCACCCTCAACATCTCCTCCCCCAACACGCCCGGCCTCAGGGACCTGCAGAAACGCGAAGCGCTCGACAGCCTGCTCGCCCGCGTGGTGGAGACGCGGGACGAGATCGCGCTGAAGGCGCCGCGCCGGCCTCTCCTGCTCAAGATCGCGCCCGACCTCACCGCCTATGAACTCGACGACATCATCGACGTGGCGCTCGGCCGCGGCATCGACGGCATGATCGTCTCCAACACCACGATCGCCCGGCCGGACAGCCTGAAGGACAAGGAGACGGCGCGCGAAGGCGGTGGGCTGTCGGGAGCGCCGCTGTTCGATCTCTCCACCCGCGTCCTGGCGGAAGTCGCCCGGCGGGTGGCCGGCAAGTTCCCCCTCATCGGCGTCGGCGGCATCCATTCGGCGGCGACGGCCAAGGCCAAGCTCGAAGCCGGCGCCACGCTGGTGCAGCTCTATTCGAGCCTGATCTACAAGGGGCCGGGCCTGATCGGGGAGATCAAGCGGGGGCTGTAA
- a CDS encoding amino acid synthesis family protein yields the protein MQPATSARIRKIVTIVEEVHAEMDRPIHPPTRRAAAVAVIANPFAGRYVEDLTPLIEIGEELGGLLAERAVAALGIDGADAESYGKAAAVGENGELEHAAAILHPKLGTPVRKVLGKGAALIPSSKKRCGLGGVLDVPLGHKDAAYVRSHFDGMEVRVPDAPRADEIVVAVVVTDSGRPLPRVGGLAKDAVKGEDGLR from the coding sequence ATGCAGCCCGCCACATCCGCCAGGATCCGCAAGATCGTCACTATCGTCGAGGAAGTCCACGCCGAGATGGACCGGCCCATCCACCCGCCGACCCGCCGTGCCGCCGCGGTGGCGGTGATCGCCAATCCCTTCGCCGGCCGCTATGTCGAGGACCTCACGCCGCTGATCGAGATCGGCGAGGAACTGGGCGGCCTCCTGGCCGAACGCGCCGTGGCGGCGCTCGGCATCGACGGGGCCGACGCCGAGAGCTACGGCAAGGCCGCGGCGGTGGGCGAGAACGGTGAGCTGGAGCACGCGGCCGCCATCCTGCATCCCAAGCTCGGCACGCCTGTGCGCAAGGTGCTCGGCAAGGGCGCCGCGCTGATTCCCTCCTCGAAGAAGCGCTGCGGCCTCGGCGGGGTGCTCGACGTGCCGCTCGGCCACAAGGATGCCGCCTATGTCCGCAGCCATTTCGACGGCATGGAGGTGCGCGTGCCCGATGCTCCCCGCGCCGACGAGATCGTCGTCGCCGTCGTCGTCACCGATAGCGGCCGGCCTTTGCCGCGCGTCGGCGGCCTCGCCAAGGACGCCGTCAAGGGCGAGGACGGCCTGCGCTGA
- a CDS encoding UPF0280 family protein: MREPPRAAWLGDGSRLHLQHGPIDLVIEAFGQAEAVRAAHQAASRRFDGLLEALCAELGLLRAPHRPDSPRADSDVARRMQVAVAPHAAGHYITPMAAVAGAVADAVLAAMVAAAPLRRAYVNNGGDIALHLADGERFAVGLVDRPDRPGLFGRGEVASADPVRGIATSGWRGRSFSLGIADAVTVLAADAAAADAAATIVANAVDLPGHPAIDRRAARDLQPDSDLGDRPVTRHVGPLCPEEIGRALASGAAMAQDLADSGLIVAAALHLAGMTRLVPASHPLVSPIQPEAVRHA; this comes from the coding sequence ATGAGGGAGCCGCCGCGAGCCGCATGGCTGGGCGACGGCAGCCGGCTGCATCTCCAGCACGGCCCGATCGATCTCGTCATCGAGGCTTTCGGCCAGGCTGAGGCCGTGCGGGCGGCGCATCAGGCCGCTTCGCGGCGCTTCGACGGGCTCCTCGAAGCGCTCTGCGCCGAGCTCGGGTTGCTGCGCGCGCCGCATCGGCCGGACAGTCCGCGCGCCGATAGTGATGTCGCTCGCCGCATGCAGGTGGCCGTCGCACCCCATGCAGCCGGGCACTACATCACGCCGATGGCGGCGGTGGCGGGCGCGGTCGCGGATGCCGTCCTCGCCGCCATGGTCGCCGCGGCGCCGCTCCGGCGGGCCTATGTCAACAATGGCGGCGACATCGCGCTGCATCTCGCCGACGGCGAGCGCTTCGCCGTCGGCCTCGTCGACCGGCCCGACAGGCCCGGCCTGTTCGGCCGAGGCGAGGTGGCGTCCGCCGATCCGGTCCGCGGCATCGCGACATCGGGCTGGCGGGGGCGCAGCTTCTCGCTCGGCATCGCCGACGCCGTCACCGTGCTGGCCGCCGACGCGGCCGCGGCGGATGCGGCCGCCACCATCGTCGCCAATGCCGTCGACCTGCCCGGCCACCCGGCCATCGACAGGCGGGCGGCCCGCGACCTCCAGCCCGACAGCGATCTCGGCGACAGGCCGGTGACCCGCCACGTCGGCCCGCTCTGCCCGGAGGAGATCGGGCGGGCGCTGGCCTCGGGTGCGGCGATGGCGCAGGATCTTGCCGATAGCGGCCTCATCGTCGCGGCGGCGCTCCATCTTGCCGGCATGACGCGCCTCGTGCCAGCCTCTCATCCGCTCGTCTCTCCCATCCAACCGGAAGCAGTCCGACATGCCTGA
- a CDS encoding DUF952 domain-containing protein — protein MKIIYKIATAQQWRAAEEKGRFDGAPVDIEDGFIHFSDAATVRETAARHFAAQEGLVLAAVDAARLGDTLKWEVSRGGALFPHLYAFLPLDAVLWTVPLPLDGLGGHLFPTNLP, from the coding sequence ATGAAGATCATTTACAAGATCGCGACGGCGCAACAATGGCGCGCGGCCGAGGAGAAGGGCCGCTTCGACGGGGCGCCGGTCGACATCGAGGACGGCTTCATCCATTTCTCCGATGCGGCCACCGTGCGCGAGACGGCGGCCAGGCATTTCGCCGCGCAGGAAGGCCTCGTCCTCGCCGCCGTCGATGCGGCGAGGCTGGGCGATACCCTCAAATGGGAAGTCTCGCGCGGCGGCGCCCTGTTTCCGCATCTTTATGCTTTCCTGCCGCTCGATGCCGTGCTTTGGACGGTGCCGCTGCCGCTGGACGGCCTCGGCGGCCATCTGTTTCCGACGAACCTTCCATGA
- a CDS encoding acyl-CoA dehydrogenase C-terminal domain-containing protein, whose amino-acid sequence MPVYKAPVADVMFLLEDVLEIGRYSGLPGFEDVSADTVRAILVEGARLCEAVLQPLNASGDREGCHRAEDGSVTTPKGFREAYEAYRAGGWIGLPVPTAFGGLGLPAVLNAVMQEFASGANLAFGMYPGLTQGAIAALLEHGSDEQKATYLPKMVSGEWSGTMNLTEPHCGTDLGLIRTRAAKQPDGSYRLSGQKIFISAGEHDLTDNIVHLVLARIEGAPAGTKGISLFVCPKFLVGADGTIGARNAVTCGKIEEKMGIHANATCVMNYDGASAWLVGEENRGLPAMFVMMNEARLAVGVQGLAVGEAAYQNAAAYAKERLQGRALTGAKQADKPADPIIVHPDVRRMLMTVRALNEGGRALMLETALQADIHRRAADEATRRAADDRLGLMTPIVKAMLTENGLRGAIESQQVFGGHGYVAEVGVEQFVRDARITLIYEGANGIQALDLVGRKLPKDGGRAMMAYLGELQAFLGRHAADEALKPHIDPLKVSAGHLQQATMWLMQNALGKPDNAGAASTDYLHLFGLVALGHMWARMAKAALAKGDDPLARAKLVTARFFAERLLPETGLRLARVSAGAGGVMALPAEMF is encoded by the coding sequence ATGCCCGTCTACAAAGCGCCCGTCGCGGACGTCATGTTCCTCCTGGAGGACGTGCTGGAGATCGGGCGCTACAGCGGCCTTCCCGGCTTCGAGGACGTCTCCGCGGATACCGTCCGTGCCATCCTCGTCGAGGGCGCCAGGCTCTGCGAGGCGGTGCTGCAGCCCCTGAACGCCAGCGGCGACCGCGAGGGATGCCATCGCGCCGAGGACGGGTCGGTGACGACCCCCAAGGGGTTCCGCGAGGCCTATGAGGCCTATCGCGCCGGCGGGTGGATCGGCCTGCCGGTGCCGACCGCGTTCGGGGGCCTCGGCCTGCCGGCGGTGCTGAACGCGGTGATGCAGGAGTTCGCGTCCGGCGCCAACCTCGCCTTCGGCATGTATCCCGGCCTGACGCAGGGCGCCATCGCCGCCTTGCTGGAGCATGGTTCGGACGAGCAGAAGGCGACCTACCTACCGAAGATGGTGTCGGGCGAGTGGAGCGGCACCATGAACCTGACCGAGCCGCATTGCGGCACGGATCTCGGCCTCATCCGCACCCGCGCGGCGAAGCAGCCGGACGGCTCCTATCGCCTCAGCGGCCAGAAGATCTTCATCTCGGCCGGCGAGCACGACCTGACGGACAATATCGTGCATCTGGTGCTCGCCCGCATCGAAGGGGCGCCCGCCGGCACCAAGGGCATTTCGCTGTTCGTCTGCCCGAAATTCCTGGTCGGCGCGGACGGCACCATCGGCGCGCGCAACGCGGTCACCTGCGGCAAGATCGAGGAGAAGATGGGCATCCACGCCAACGCCACATGCGTCATGAACTATGACGGGGCGAGCGCGTGGCTGGTCGGCGAGGAGAACCGGGGCCTGCCCGCCATGTTCGTGATGATGAACGAGGCGCGCCTCGCCGTCGGCGTCCAGGGGCTGGCGGTCGGCGAGGCTGCCTACCAGAACGCCGCCGCCTATGCCAAAGAGCGCCTGCAGGGCCGCGCGCTCACCGGCGCCAAGCAGGCGGACAAGCCGGCCGATCCCATCATCGTCCATCCCGACGTCCGCCGCATGCTAATGACGGTGCGGGCGCTCAACGAGGGCGGCCGCGCCCTCATGCTGGAGACGGCGTTGCAGGCCGACATCCACCGCCGCGCCGCGGACGAGGCCACCCGACGGGCCGCGGACGACCGCCTCGGCCTGATGACGCCGATCGTCAAGGCGATGCTCACCGAGAACGGCCTCAGGGGCGCGATCGAGAGCCAGCAGGTGTTCGGCGGCCACGGCTATGTCGCCGAGGTCGGCGTCGAGCAGTTCGTGCGCGACGCCCGCATCACCCTGATCTATGAAGGCGCCAACGGCATCCAGGCCCTCGACCTCGTCGGCCGCAAGCTGCCCAAGGACGGTGGACGCGCGATGATGGCCTATCTCGGCGAGCTCCAGGCCTTTCTCGGCCGCCATGCGGCGGACGAGGCGCTGAAGCCCCATATCGATCCCCTGAAGGTCTCGGCCGGACATCTGCAGCAGGCGACGATGTGGCTGATGCAGAACGCGCTCGGCAAGCCGGACAATGCCGGCGCCGCCTCGACCGACTACCTCCACCTCTTCGGGCTGGTGGCGCTCGGCCATATGTGGGCGCGCATGGCGAAGGCGGCGCTGGCGAAGGGGGACGATCCGCTGGCCAGGGCCAAGCTCGTCACCGCGCGCTTCTTCGCCGAACGCCTGCTGCCGGAGACCGGCCTGCGCCTGGCGCGCGTCAGCGCCGGTGCCGGCGGGGTGATGGCGCTGCCGGCGGAGATGTTCTGA
- a CDS encoding acetyl-CoA C-acetyltransferase, which translates to MTDVYIYDAVRTPRGRGKADGALHEVTSLSLASQALAALARRSELPENAVEDVILGCVDPIGEAGGDIARIAALHAGLGEKVPGVQINRFCASGLDAVNLAAGQVAGGQKDLVAAGGVESMSRIGMMASGGAWAFDPSSAVPTWFMPQGISADLIATKYGFSRSDVDAYAVESQRRTAQAWDEGRFGGSVIPVRDVNGLVILGRDEHMRPSTTMQSLAALRPAFVEMGEMGGFDAVAVQSHPEVEKVEHVHHAGNSSGIVDGAAAVLVGSAEAGSRFGLKPRARLRAAASIGSDTALMLTGPVDVTELILRRCGMNTADIDLFEINEAFSSVVLRYMQAFDLDPARVNPCGGAIAMGHPLGATGAMILGTALDELERTGKSVALVTLCVAAGMGAATIIERV; encoded by the coding sequence ATGACCGATGTCTACATCTACGATGCGGTGCGCACGCCCCGCGGCCGCGGCAAGGCCGACGGCGCTCTCCACGAGGTGACGAGCCTGTCGCTGGCGAGCCAGGCGCTCGCCGCGCTCGCCAGGCGCAGCGAACTGCCCGAGAACGCGGTCGAGGACGTCATCCTCGGCTGCGTCGACCCGATCGGCGAGGCCGGCGGCGATATCGCCCGCATCGCCGCGCTGCATGCCGGGCTCGGCGAGAAGGTGCCCGGCGTGCAGATCAACCGCTTCTGCGCCTCCGGCCTCGATGCCGTGAACCTGGCCGCCGGCCAGGTCGCCGGCGGCCAGAAGGACCTGGTGGCGGCCGGCGGCGTCGAGAGCATGTCGCGCATCGGCATGATGGCCTCGGGCGGCGCCTGGGCCTTCGATCCCTCCAGCGCGGTGCCGACCTGGTTCATGCCGCAGGGCATCTCCGCGGACCTCATCGCCACCAAATACGGCTTCTCGCGTTCCGACGTCGACGCCTATGCCGTCGAATCGCAGCGCAGGACGGCGCAGGCCTGGGACGAAGGCCGCTTCGGCGGCTCGGTGATCCCGGTGCGCGACGTCAACGGCCTCGTCATCCTCGGCCGGGATGAACATATGCGGCCCTCCACCACCATGCAGTCGCTCGCCGCCCTCCGGCCGGCCTTCGTCGAGATGGGCGAGATGGGCGGCTTCGACGCGGTGGCCGTGCAGTCGCATCCGGAAGTCGAGAAGGTCGAGCATGTCCACCATGCCGGCAATTCCTCGGGCATCGTCGACGGCGCCGCGGCGGTGCTGGTGGGGTCCGCCGAAGCCGGCAGCCGCTTCGGCCTCAAGCCGCGCGCCCGGCTCAGGGCGGCCGCCTCGATCGGGTCGGACACCGCGCTGATGCTGACCGGGCCGGTCGACGTGACGGAGCTGATCCTGCGCAGATGCGGCATGAACACCGCCGACATCGACCTTTTCGAGATCAACGAGGCCTTTTCCTCAGTGGTGCTGCGCTACATGCAGGCCTTCGACCTCGATCCCGCCCGCGTCAATCCCTGCGGCGGTGCCATCGCCATGGGCCATCCGCTCGGCGCGACCGGCGCGATGATCCTCGGCACGGCCCTGGACGAATTGGAACGAACCGGCAAGTCGGTGGCGCTGGTGACGCTGTGCGTCGCCGCCGGCATGGGCGCGGCCACGATCATCGAGAGGGTGTGA